The Cellulomonas sp. P24 genome contains a region encoding:
- a CDS encoding LacI family DNA-binding transcriptional regulator: MSGRTVTIADIAHAAGVSVPTVSKVLNGRRGVSAATRRHIEQLLVEHGYERRGRTGQGAGLVDLVISDLDTQWATALLRGAQAEAARLGADLVITTTHGSPVGTPDWLDHLAERGSDGVVLIVSELLPAGREELARLRMPVVLVDPVGSSDQALPTVAATDWAGGRDATDHLIRLGHRRIGFITGPIEQICHRDRLDGYRAALRRAGIEFDPELVRHGDSLVSGGRTRGAELLGIAQRPTAIISGSDEQAYGVYQAARDRGLRIPEDLSVVGFDDVELCQWVSPQLTTVRQPLAEMAREATRMVIELARDGARATPRVELATTVIERESTAPPARS, translated from the coding sequence ATGTCTGGTCGAACCGTGACCATCGCGGACATCGCTCACGCAGCGGGCGTCTCGGTGCCCACCGTGTCGAAGGTCCTCAACGGGCGACGCGGGGTGTCCGCGGCGACGCGACGGCACATCGAGCAGCTCTTGGTCGAGCACGGCTACGAGCGACGCGGACGCACCGGGCAGGGCGCCGGGCTGGTCGACCTCGTCATCAGCGACCTCGACACCCAGTGGGCCACCGCGCTGCTGCGCGGGGCACAGGCCGAAGCGGCACGTCTCGGGGCCGACCTCGTCATCACGACCACCCACGGCAGCCCGGTCGGCACCCCGGACTGGCTCGACCACCTCGCCGAGCGGGGCTCCGACGGCGTCGTGCTGATCGTCTCCGAGCTCCTCCCTGCCGGCCGCGAGGAGCTCGCCCGCCTCCGCATGCCCGTCGTGCTCGTCGACCCGGTCGGCAGCAGCGACCAGGCGCTGCCCACCGTCGCCGCGACCGACTGGGCCGGCGGCCGCGACGCCACCGACCACCTCATCCGCCTGGGGCACCGCCGGATCGGCTTCATCACCGGGCCGATCGAGCAGATCTGCCACCGCGACCGGCTCGACGGCTACCGTGCGGCCCTGCGACGTGCCGGCATCGAGTTCGACCCGGAGCTCGTCCGCCACGGCGACTCCCTCGTCAGCGGCGGCCGGACCAGGGGTGCGGAGCTCCTCGGCATCGCGCAGCGGCCGACGGCGATCATCAGCGGCTCCGACGAACAGGCCTACGGGGTGTACCAGGCGGCGCGCGACCGCGGGCTGCGCATCCCCGAGGACCTGTCCGTCGTCGGCTTCGACGACGTCGAGCTCTGCCAGTGGGTCTCTCCGCAGCTCACCACGGTGCGGCAGCCGCTCGCCGAGATGGCACGTGAGGCGACCCGCATGGTGATCGAGCTGGCGCGCGACGGCGCCCGCGCCACCCCACGCGTCGAGCTCGCCACCACCGTGATCGAGCGCGAGTCGACCGCTCCGCCTGCGAGGTCATGA
- a CDS encoding ABC transporter substrate-binding protein: MRTSMRTLRGRRLGAVAAVTGLALLALTACSGGSGATTGTPGSATSGDITWWGWTPDATNASKLIAAFNKEYPDIKVEFVSKPIDSYDSVLSPAITSSQGPDVFNVAPGSANGGVQTFEAGAIDLTSAVEGALGSDWKSKLAPAGVDGLSVGDKLVGLSAGAVYSGGLWINQDIFDKYNLKAPTTMAEWKSVCATLTADGQGCFVQGAGQWAFDMDTFEAIADNVEPGLYVKASKGEVPWTDPKFVTAMDLWKSLFTDGIMQEGAVGLQQYPDANNAFMSGKYAMVMMGTWYTQYAVKDSMVAAMEAAGVGSPTPITITPIPFPDLAGTGNTGSMFGDADYGLAVSAKSTKQAAATTFALWLTTSTAGQQAVANTLNDIPALKGVTPQWDQIDLVNSDKQKAALQTYTEGAGAATEPRFATVSADLNTAFRDALIGVASGDKTSMQALEGLEAVQKAQK; this comes from the coding sequence ATGCGGACGTCGATGAGGACGCTGCGCGGCCGCCGACTTGGTGCGGTCGCCGCCGTCACAGGTCTCGCGCTGTTGGCCCTGACCGCCTGCTCGGGCGGCTCTGGCGCGACAACGGGGACCCCGGGCTCGGCCACGTCGGGCGACATCACCTGGTGGGGCTGGACGCCCGACGCCACCAACGCGAGCAAGCTCATTGCCGCGTTCAACAAGGAGTACCCCGACATCAAGGTCGAGTTCGTGTCGAAGCCGATCGACTCGTACGACTCGGTCCTGAGCCCGGCCATCACCTCGAGCCAAGGTCCGGACGTGTTCAACGTCGCCCCCGGCTCGGCGAACGGCGGGGTCCAGACCTTCGAGGCCGGCGCGATCGACCTCACCTCCGCGGTCGAGGGCGCGCTCGGCAGCGACTGGAAGTCCAAGCTCGCCCCCGCCGGTGTCGACGGCCTCTCCGTCGGCGACAAGCTGGTCGGGCTGTCAGCCGGTGCGGTCTACTCCGGCGGCCTGTGGATCAACCAGGACATCTTCGACAAGTACAACCTGAAGGCGCCGACGACGATGGCCGAGTGGAAGAGCGTCTGCGCGACGCTCACCGCGGACGGCCAGGGCTGCTTCGTGCAGGGCGCCGGGCAGTGGGCGTTCGACATGGACACGTTCGAGGCCATCGCCGACAACGTCGAGCCGGGTCTGTACGTCAAGGCGTCGAAGGGTGAGGTCCCCTGGACCGACCCGAAGTTCGTCACGGCGATGGACCTGTGGAAGTCGCTGTTCACCGACGGGATCATGCAGGAGGGCGCCGTCGGTCTGCAGCAGTACCCGGACGCGAACAACGCCTTCATGTCGGGCAAGTACGCCATGGTCATGATGGGCACCTGGTACACCCAGTACGCCGTCAAGGACAGCATGGTGGCCGCGATGGAGGCGGCCGGAGTCGGCAGCCCGACGCCGATCACGATCACGCCGATCCCGTTCCCCGACCTCGCGGGGACGGGCAACACCGGATCGATGTTCGGTGACGCCGACTACGGGCTCGCGGTCAGCGCGAAGTCGACCAAGCAGGCGGCGGCGACCACCTTCGCCCTGTGGCTGACGACGAGCACGGCCGGCCAGCAGGCGGTCGCGAACACGTTGAACGACATCCCCGCGCTCAAGGGCGTCACCCCGCAGTGGGACCAGATCGACCTGGTGAACTCGGACAAGCAGAAGGCCGCGCTGCAGACCTACACCGAGGGTGCAGGCGCGGCGACGGAGCCGCGGTTCGCCACGGTGAGCGCCGACCTCAACACCGCGTTCCGTGATGCCCTCATCGGGGTCGCCTCGGGAGACAAGACGTCGATGCAGGCGCTCGAGGGGCTCGAGGCAGTCCAGAAGGCACAGAAGTGA